In one Leishmania panamensis strain MHOM/PA/94/PSC-1 chromosome 14 sequence genomic region, the following are encoded:
- a CDS encoding hypothetical protein (TriTrypDB/GeneDB-style sysID: LpmP.14.0030) yields MVVWGPLQRQLMAYIARHPQFQQAVRNTGQRVVAHPMFQKAKESAYSAFDKVGAKASGSTEESTFNAWRRRINNSWHKRKAGVMSFITANLMAILIFAQVSPMLWHSVRRGIHYLTEETPSAEAERKEKRRKEKEAAVEQSLFNAKAPNDTMRDNIPRSVPPHHAVQGSLTEHGTAASRPAQSWQTSSSLFDDTVSIKQQPDAQQSFNDMHKDVFRTSDGSAQINFETSFLVKMGDETSFTSSLEREALTGSASSCPL; encoded by the coding sequence ATGGTTGTGTGGGgtccgctgcagcggcagctgatgGCCTACATTGCACGCCATCCACAGTTCCAGCAAGCCGTAAGGAACACGGGGCAGCGCGTGGTGGCTCACCCGATGTTTCagaaagcaaaggaaagcgCCTACTCAGCATTTGATAAGGTGGGCGCGAAGGCGAGTGGTAGTACAGAGGAATCGACGTTCAACGCATGGAGGCGTAGGATCAACAACAGCTGGCACAAGCGCAAGGCTGGCGTAATGAGCTTCATCACTGCGAATCTTATGGCCATCCTCATATTTGCTCAAGTTAGCCCAATGCTCTGGCACTCAGTAAGACGTGGCATCCACTACCTTACCGAAGAGACGCCAAGCGCCGAGGCAGAGCGCAAGGAGAAGCGccgaaaggaaaaagaagcggcggtggagcaATCCCTGTTCAATGCGAAGGCCCCTAATGATACCATGCGTGACAATATTCCTCGAAGTGTACCGCCACATCATGCCGTTCAGGGCAGCCTCACAGAGCacggcacagcagcatcgaGGCCGGCTCAGTCTTGGCAGACATCTTCTTCACTCTTTGACGACACGGTTAGTATCAAGCAGCAACCAGATGCACAGCAGTCGTTTAATGACATGCACAAGGATGTGTTTCGGACCTCCGATGGCAGTGCGCAAATCAACTTCGAAACATCCTTTCTGGTGAAAATGGGCGATGAGACCTCGTTCACATCCTCTCTCGAGAGAGAAGCGCTCACGGGAAGTGCGTCCTCTTGTCCGTTGTAA
- a CDS encoding hypothetical protein (TriTrypDB/GeneDB-style sysID: LpmP.14.0060), translated as MLSSVTYVLGTESCGKTDLVRQLEYLSQGVVRTVPTSCTPTMGQEVTVLTIRSPAGEGKVTVEVRELGGSLANVWESFIESRKAKEIGGGATAFLLLYVVDGVAPHQLPLASTMFRYLTQGRHATCAGWSTLIAVQKCASVNAVTAEEVRGFFLDEVSTPSNVDVVEVDSWNGIGAGDVLRGIEAVFGAPR; from the coding sequence ATGTTATCAAGTGTCACCTACGTCTTGGGGACGGAGAGCTGTGGAAAAACAGACCTCGTCCGCCAGCTAGAGTACCTCAGCCAGGGGGTCGTGCGCACTGTCCCGACTTCGTGTACGCCCACGATGGGGCAGGAAGTGACGGTGCTCACTATCCGTTCTCCCGCAGGCGAAGGGAAGGTTACAGTCGAGGTGCGAGAGCTGGGAGGATCGCTGGCGAACGTGTGGGAAAGCTTCATCGAGTCTCGAAAGGCCAAGGAGattggtggcggtgccacaGCGTTTCTTCTGCTCTATGTGGTCGATGGTGTGGCCCCCCACCAGCTGCCGTTGGCGTCCACAATGTTCCGTTATCTCACGCAGGGCCGCCATGCAACTTGTGCAGGATGGTCAACGCTCATCGCCGTGCAGAAATGCGCCAGTGTAAACGCCGTCACGGCAGAGGAAGTACGGGGCTTCTTCCTGGACGAAGTGAGTACACCGTCAAACGTCGATGTTGTTGAAGTAGACTCGTGGAATGGCATCGGTGCAGGGGACGTACTCAGGGGAATTGAAGCGGTCTTTGGTGCTCCTCGGTAG
- a CDS encoding hypothetical protein (TriTrypDB/GeneDB-style sysID: LpmP.14.0080), translating to MSTATNSTHRYNSFQLSFLPMSLLPKERSCPSSLGLSRLLHAHTHASANRCNRHTLTYHLTRNPTMLRQFAMPVRRAAQMAGVAAPPLLGVQQCFMNMNRSVQTRWEIDSQTASQKRTDYDFDKEQWMKQMRFASMDCIMDPDITPIRYTSFAGVKKAFRRFVTMRKLMDRRPDFDPAQLKELFIQFKTLSYEKSPDCFKTLQRITTHGEADRILKEIRGRMNEDFAKKSWRSLKQQGSKSTYEIEVDSFNLVTCYMGQMSQDDWLQITYRCEFRQRAGKEYDWETLIEYPVFEVRLGDGVKTPNTHPFIVVGVLKKDGTRYGKDSQDAADLRKQFDRTGRWF from the coding sequence ATGTCCACAGCCACCAACTCCACACACCGCTACAACTCTTTCCAgctttctttcctccccatGTCTCTTCTGCCAAAGGAGCGGAGttgtccctcctccctcggcctctctcgcctcctccatgcgcacacgcacgcatctGCCAATAGGTGTAACCGACACACACTCACGTACCACTTGACACGAAACCCCACCATGCTTCGTCAGTTTGCAATGCCCGTGCGGCGAGCAGCGCAGATGGCGGGAgtggctgcgccaccactgcttgGTGTTCAGCAGTGCTTTATGAACATGAATCGAAGCGTGCAGACGCGGTGGGAAATTGATAGCCAGACTGCCTCACAGAAGCGAACTGACTACGACTTTGACAAGGAGCAGTGGATGAAGCAGATGCGATTTGCGTCTATGGACTGCATCATGGACCCAGACATAACACCCATACGCTACACGTCCTTCGCGGGAGTGAAGAAAGCGTTCCGGCGTTTCGTGACAATGCGCAAGCTAATGGACCGCCGCCCAGATTTCGACCCTGCacagctgaaggagctgtTCATCCAGTTCAAGACACTCTCGTATGAAAAGAGCCCGGACTGCTTCAAAacactgcagcgcatcacCACGCACGGAGAGGCAGACCGAATCCTTAAAGAAATCAGGGGGCGCATGAACGAGGACTTTGCTAAGAAGAGCTGGCGGTCGTTGAAGCAGCAAGGGTCGAAGAGCACATACGAGATAGAGGTGGACTCGTTCAATTTGGTGACATGCTACATGGGGCAGATGTCACAGGACGACTGGCTACAAATTACGTATCGCTGCGAGTTCCGCCAGCGTGCCGGCAAGGAGTACGACTGGGAGACGCTGATAGAGTACCCAGTGTTTGAGGTGCGACTGGGAGACGGTGTGAAGACCCCAAACACCCATCCGTTCATCGTTGTAGGGGTACTCAAGAAAGATGGTACGCGCTACGGCAAAGACTCACAAGACGCCGCCGATCTTCGCAAGCAGTTTGACCGCACAGGGCGATGGTTCTGA
- a CDS encoding hypothetical protein (TriTrypDB/GeneDB-style sysID: LpmP.14.0090), giving the protein MARICRVLLNPQRVPLPHRHRDICEALLDPLVSPEVLLRDSAESVQKLFQCLAVCTHPDKNPNPSANEAFLRLTVMKDKALALLRDGAVRKCDGAAEVPPGKASTSNGRRGKTNMPRFGPAIPTVAHRRQRKPGAAVPAASTAATSDITAAAVFTNIAQLRSTRITLNALKRKNIADDFEIFSSTQRSTAVQSEVSLSGVDEAHLAATVPVIPTKERTQCANRQRLPSSAPQKVATVPRTASPNSDPFLFSSAYDVMPVSSHTPPLQSPLGVESHTMSVKGGGDSALDASALHSPSVPTDAVATDSDAIRRQIDEACVRLREMRLQHTKVRLDLDLSFEAYERSKQSQ; this is encoded by the coding sequence ATGGCACGCATCTGTCGTGTTCTTCTCAACCCCCAAagggtgccgctgccacatCGCCACCGTGACATTTGCGAGGCGCTTCTGGATCCTCTCGTGTCTCCAGAAGTGCTGCTTCGTGACTCAGCGGAGAGCGTGCAGAAGTTATTTCAGTGCCTGGCCGTGTGCACCCATCCCGACAAGAACCCCAACCCGAGCGCCAACGAAGCCTTTCTTAGGCTAACGGTGATGAAGGACAAGgcgctggcactgctgcgcgatggTGCAGTGCGAAAATGCGATGGAGCAGCCGAGGTCCCACCTGGTAAAGCTTCAACCTCGAATGGGCGCAGGGGAAAGACCAATATGCCGCGCTTCGGCCCTGCCATACCGACCGTAGCTCACAGACGGCAGCGGAAGCCAGGGGCCGCTGTACCAGCAGCCTCCACCGCAGCTACTTCGGacatcaccgctgctgcggtcttCACCAACATTGCTCAACTGCGAAGTACAAGAATTACGCTGAACGCGCTGAAGCGGAAGAACATCGCGGACGATTTTGAAATCTTCAGCTCCACGCAGCGCTCCACCGCAGTGCAGTCGGAGGTGAGTCTCAGTGGCGTGGATGAAGCTCACCTCGCCGCCACAGTGCCGGTGATACCCACGAAGGAGAGAACGCAGTGTGCGAATCGTCAGCGACTGCCGTCCAGCGCTCCGCAGAAGGTAGCAACTGTACCTCGTACGGCGTCCCCCAACTCGGACCCATTCctgttcagcagcgcctaTGACGTGATGCCGGTGTCCTCGCATACGCCGCCGCTTCAATCGCCTCTAGGGGTTGAAAGTCACACCATGAGCGTCAagggtggcggtgacagtgCTCTCGATGCCTCAGCCCTCCACTCACCATCCGTCCCCACTGATGCCGTCGCCACTGACAGTGATGCGATTCGGCGGCAGATTGATGAAGCGTGCGTTCGCCTGCGAGAGAtgcgactgcagcacacgAAGGTGCGTCTCGATCTTGACCTTAGCTTTGAAGCGTATGAGCGCAGCAAGCAGTCACAGTGA
- a CDS encoding hypothetical protein (TriTrypDB/GeneDB-style sysID: LpmP.14.0070) produces the protein MSDFEVVSSEDEEAGMITVGRSAEMPPYGHLHPFCKGKLLWSPEASHWILVLLTLAGGTLLFALLWGSLRFTDPNLLPNRWMTQLPDIIVVLLAVVCATLLLCTSLTNPGILPKNNLPPLLSSPATKEYCTTLPYCMTCHIHRPSQAGHCRRCNNCIAQFDHHCRLLGCCIGELNKRYLLLFLFSIALYSAFIAVCLAYFLIVVPPKKNFVRCIFSTVGLATTVLLSFISTGYLLHNLRLIRMGLLHREYVSGAPSRNRSRASFATNLMLVFFPRKEWG, from the coding sequence ATGAGCGACTTCGAAGTGGTCTCTTCCGAAGATGAGGAAGCAGGCATGATCACCGTCGGGAGGTCTGCGGAGATGCCGCCGTATGGTCACCTGCACCCGTTCTGCAAGGGAAAGCTGCTGTGGTCGCCGGAGGCATCGCACTGGATACTCGTTCTGCTCACTCTGGCAGGTGGAACGCTACtctttgcgcttctctgGGGCTCGCTCCGTTTCACAGATCCCAACCTCCTGCCCAATCGGTGGATGACGCAGTTACCCGACATCATTGTTGTGCTTCTGGCAGTGGTGTGTGCCACACTTCTCCTGTGCACATCACTCACAAATCCAGGGATTTTGCCCAAAAACAACCTTCCCCCGCTGCTGAGCAGTCCAGCCACGAAGGAGTACTGCACGACGCTCCCGTACTGCATGACTTGTCACATTCACCGTCCCTCACAGGCAGGTCACTGTAGGCGGTGTAATAACTGCATTGCGCAGTTTgatcaccactgccgcctttTGGGGTGCTGCATCGGTGAGCTCAATAAGCGCTacttgcttctctttctctttagCATCGCCCTATACAGCGCCTTTATTGCCGTGTGTCTCGCGTATTTTCTCATCGTTGTGCCCCCGAAGAAAAACTTTGTGCGGTGCATCTTCTCCACCGTCGGCCTCGCCACCACTGTGCTTCTCAGCTTCATTTCTACCGGGTACCTGCTGCACAACCTCCGCCTGATCCGCATGGGATTGCTGCATCGTGAGTACGTGAGTGGCGCCCCCTCGCGCAATCGAAGTCGCGCTAGCTTTGCTACTAACCTAATGCTAGTTTTCTTCCCCAGGAAGGAGTGGGGCTGA
- a CDS encoding j-binding protein, putative (TriTrypDB/GeneDB-style sysID: LpmP.14.0040) → MPSGLTRANTSTELESILDIVQSSGEIAVVFTSPSIGDLETITSETQRRQLRIAGIPRGGYTILPAIPLYDDELLQMCERYTAASEHEKVEIRNSLYMREYPLFAYSMRNQRALFHPADYVSRILQFCFHYVQVPDEDVLSLQDRSPFLHISPVKEICVHLRLIVRGTPAAPDESESPVPEQLHFHAESDAEKLAAERAHALSIAASSGGASETEPLSLFTGVAPSALFQKGAVEEVDLDTEETVEDLTGEETVDAVHSFHSEYLTLSGFELVTKASIFYDHEGEGQRVVAVYIPGGVPKDTCRAAAAVLELAVTKKNLRAATNGGLPPDTGIVGYYDYLTNPTQHKCRETEFSRRNWGLFSQSESLLKHLDKLYSQLAPTHHHLQRVAIPSQYQLCGTVFSTITVNRNFRTAVHTDKGDFRSGLGVLSVINGEFEGCHLAIKSLKKAFQLKVGDVLLFDTSLEHGNTEVVHPENHWQRTSIVCYLRTGLMSSVCEMERRKHLNRLILQQLLNTEIRHTTVNINEVDSSLPPLFVPTRLASQLAPVQLAALGFIVERTNKQSGCVVAMTMGLGKTLVALTLCFSHLHLAPQADILILTPKPIISHWVDEKNKWGMYGLHFPHFVASDGLNSLEFEQQLLEYERQKNNEKPKAGHVFVINSEYLAGFLRRFRRFTPFLIIVDEGHRVAAKGNKLTESLDRLRCNLRVVLSGTPLQNDASELYRLVGWVNKGVSKVLPPKRFQELANSINQFVEGDDGAFYNAVMAQEYIQDWMRGFVFREMENDLPPLHDYLLVCGSSNVQREYEEKLGLTETAMTALRATEHRPHHLSTHPACYLAFISNCYQSMVSGWTVRAQSNTSRLRTTQLEEIDAMRLEQYAQMIENEQLDAFINVSGKMRVLVDIVLRVQARKEKLIIFSLYVGSQDLIHRTLTALRVCTFTVRGRDSQDRRRRAMHEFSENKDLTVLVLSTKIAAYGLEFTAANHVVLFDSWWNPQADAQAIARAYRRNQRKPVTVYRLISATENKFVLRSQTRKIALFKCIFHKRTTRQALPSELEDCSANETDNERRDFWAKLKATHLVGDTRALLNVYRYQESVRESQ, encoded by the coding sequence ATGCCAAGTGGTCTGACGCGGGCGAACACCAGCACGGAGCTGGAGTCGATACTGGATATCGTGCAATCGTCCGGCGAAATCGCTGTTGTCTTCACTTCGCCGAGCATTGGCGATTTGGAGACGATTACAAGCGAAACGCAGCGTCGTCAGCTGCGCATCGCTGGGATCCCTCGCGGTGGGTACACCATCCTCCCCGCTATTCCGCTATACGATGACGAGCTGCTTCAGATGTGTGAGCGGTACACCGCCGCGAGTGAACACGAGAAAGTGGAAATTCGGAACAGCCTGTATATGCGAGAATACCCACTATTCGCGTACAGCATGCGCAACCAGAGAGCACTGTTTCACCCTGCTGACTACGTAAGCCGCATTCTCCAGTTCTGCTTCCATTATGTTCAGGTGCCCGACGAAGACGTTTTATCGCTGCAGGACAGGAGTCCCTTTCTTCACATCTCCCCCGTCAAAGAAATTTGCGTACATCTCCGCCTCATCGTCCGTGgcactccagcagcaccagatGAGTCCGAGTCACCGGTGccagagcagctgcacttTCATGCAGAGTCAGACGCTGAGAAGCTTGCAGCCGAGCGTGCGCACGCTTTGTCCATCGCAGCaagcagtggcggcgcctCAGAGACGgagccgctctctctcttcaccggCGTTGCGCCGTCGGCGCTGTTTCAGAAAGGGGCAGTGGAAGAAGTGGACCTGGACACTGAGGAAACCGTCGAGGATCTCACTGGCGAGGAGACAGTAGATGCGGTGCACAGCTTTCATTCAGAGTACTTGACATTGAGCGGGTTTGAGTTAGTGACAAAAGCATCCATCTTCTACGACCACGAAGGAGAGGGACAGCGCGTCGTTGCGGTGTACATTCCAGGAGGTGTGCCAAAGGACAcgtgccgcgcagcagcagctgtccTAGAGCTTGCAGTGACAAAAAAGAATTTGCGGGCAGCCACGAACGGTGGTCTGCCACCGGACACCGGAATCGTGGGCTACTATGACTACCTCACAAATCCTACCCAGCACAAATGCAGAGAGACAGAATTCAGCCGCAGGAACTGGGGCCTCTTCTCACAGAGTGAGTCGCTACTGAAGCATCTCGACAAGCTGTACAGCCAGTTGGCCCCAACGCACCATCATCTGCAGCGAGTAGCGATCCCGTCGCAGTATCAGCTGTGCGGCACAGTCTTCAGCACCATCACTGTCAACCGAAACTTCCGTACCGCCGTGCACACTGACAAGGGTGACTTTCGGAGCGGCTTGGGGGTTCTCTCAGTAATCAACGGCGAGTTCGAGGGCTGTCATCTCGCCATCAAAAGTCTCAAAAAGGCGTTTCAGCTCAAAGTTGGCGATGTTCTTCTTTTCGACACGTCTCTGGAGCACGGCAACACGGAGGTGGTGCACCCAGAAAATCACTGGCAGCGGACCAGCATTGTGTGCTACCTGCGCACTGGACTAATGTCCTCTGTGTGCGAGATGGAGCGACGAAAGCATTTAAATCGGCTCattcttcagcagctgctcaacaCGGAGATTCGCCACACCACCGTCAATATCAATGAAGTCGATAGCAgcctgccgccgctcttTGTGCCGACCCGCCTGGCGAGCCAGTTGGCTCCAGTGCAGCTTGCCGCTCTCGGCTTCATTGTGGAGCGGACGAACAAGCAGAGCGGATGTgtggtggcgatgacgatgGGGCTGGGCAAAACCCTCGTGGCACTAACGTTGTGCTTCTCACACCTGCATCTTGCACCGCAGGCGGACATCCTCATCCTCACTCCAAAGCCGATTATCAGTCATTGGGTGGACGAGAAGAACAAGTGGGGCATGTACGGACTCCACTTTCCTCACTTCGTCGCCTCTGACGGGCTCAACTCCTTAGAGttcgagcagcagctcctcgagtACGAGCGGCAGAAGAACAACGAGAAACCAAAGGCAGGCCACGTCTTCGTCATCAACAGCGAGTACCTGGCAGGGTTTCTGCGACGCTTCAGGCGATTTACGCCCTTCCTCATTATAGTGGACGAGGGTCACCGAGTTGCAGCGAAGGGAAATAAGCTGACGGAGTCACTCGATCGCCTACGGTGCAACCTCCGTGTTGTGTTGTCCGGCACGCCTTTACAAAACGATGCCAGCGAACTCTACCGGCTAGTGGGGTGGGTGAACAAAGGCGTCAGCAAGGTACTGCCGCCGAAACGCTTCCAGGAGCTTGCTAATAGCATCAACCAGTTCGTCGAGGGCGATGATGGGGCCTTCTACAATGCAGTGATGGCGCAAGAGTACATCCAAGACTGGATGCGTGGGTTCGTGTTTCGTGAAATGGAAAACGACCTCCCACCGCTGCACGATTACCTGTTGGTATGCGGCTCCTCCAACGTGCAACGGGAGTATGAAGAGAAGTTGGGCCTCACAGAGACAGCCATGACAGCCTTGAGGGCAACGGAGCACCGACCACATCACCTCTCCACACACCCCGCGTGCTACCTGGCCTTCATCTCCAACTGCTACCAATCGATGGTAAGCGGGTGGACAGTGCGCGCGCAGTCTAATACGTCACGACTGCGAACAACCCAGCTGGAAGAGATCGATGCCATGCGTCTTGAGCAGTACGCCCAGATGATTGAAAACGAGCAACTCGACGCCTTCATCAACGTGAGTGGCAAGATGCGGGTGCTCGTCGATATTGTGCTTCGCGTGCAGGCTCGCAAGGAGAAGCTCATCATTTTCTCCCTCTATGTGGGATCGCAAGATCTCATTCATCGAACTCTCACAGCGCTGCGGGTCTGCACATTTACGGTTCGTGGCCGAGACTCACaagaccgccgccgccgcgccatgCACGAGTTCAGCGAAAACAAAGACCTCACTGTGCTGGTATTGTCAACTAAGATCGCTGCCTACGGTCTCGAATTCACCGCTGCTAATCATGTCGTTCTGTTCGACTCGTGGTGGAACCCGCAGGCGGACGCACAGGCAATCGCCCGCGCCTACAGGCGAAATCAACGGAAGCCGGTGACCGTGTATCGCCTTATCTCTGCGACCGAGAACAAGTTCGTGTTACGCTCACAGACACGAAAAATTGCCTTGTTCAAGTGCATCTTCCACAAGCGCACCACCCGACAGGCGCTACCAAGTGAACTAGAGGACTGCTCAGCTAACGAGACCGATAACGAGCGGCGGGACTTCTGGGCAAAGCTAAAGGCGACCCACCTCGTTGGTGATACTCGAGCTTTGCTGAACGTGTATCGGTACCAAGAGAGCGTACGCGAAAGTCAATGA
- a CDS encoding exosome complex exonuclease, putative (TriTrypDB/GeneDB-style sysID: LpmP.14.0010) has translation MSSGVVIVGDSICGGEVGQKLSTSSDEVYLRGFNTFAGNKPSDLALLHEGAGEIVAAINGYIEVTDRVISVKGLLPRYQPEIGDVVVGRILEVTGNKWQVDVNSSQAAIMLLSNVTEPGGILRRRGRGDELGMRQLFDQDDLVAAEVQRISPDGVMSLHTRAAEKYGRLLGPGILVSVRPSLVKRAKHQFVELTDYNTQLIVGMNGNIWICSMQSYATETEEKDHAVDTYQNVARVANCIKALGAAQVQIYPASIKATVAASLEAGLSAFDVSLDKHRDALVAHAVDVVRMKRRREDDGASAR, from the coding sequence ATGTCATCTGGTGTCGTGATTGTGGGTGACTCCATCTGTGGAGGCGAAGTTGGTCAAAAGTTGAGCACGAGCTCCGACGAAGTGTATCTGCGCGGGTTTAACACTTTTGCGGGGAATAAGCCAAGCGACCTGGCGCTGCTCCACGAAGGGGCCGGTGAAATTGTGGCTGCTATCAACGGGTACATAGAAGTAACGGATCGTGTGATATCGGTGAaggggctgctgccgcggtacCAACCCGAAATTGgtgatgtggtggtgggtcgGATCTTAGAGGTAACAGGCAACAAGTGGCAAGTTGATGTAAACTCTTCCCAAGCAGCAATTATGCTTCTTTCTAACGTAACGGAGCCTGGAGGCATACTGCGACGTCGAGGTCGCGGTGATGAGCTAGGTATGCGTCAGCTTTTCGATCAAGATGATCTAGTTGCGGCGGAGGTTCAGCGCATCTCTCCTGATGGTGTGATGTCAttgcacacacgtgcagccGAGAAATATGGTCGGCTTTTAGGGCCGGGCATTTTGGTGAGTGTGCGTCCCTCTTTGGTGAAACGCGCGAAGCACCAGTTTGTGGAACTTACCGACTACAACACGCAACTAATCGTTGGTATGAATGGAAACATATGGATCTGCTCGATGCAGTCCTATGCTACCGAGACGGAGGAAAAAGACCACGCTGTGGACACATATCAAAATGTAGCACGTGTCGCAAACTGCATCAAAGCACTaggagctgcgcaagtgCAAATTTACCCAGCATCGATAAAGGCCACCGTGGCAGCGTCGTTAGAGGCAGGCTTGTCAGCATTTGATGTTTCGCTTGACAAGCACCGAGATGCGCTTGTGGCACACGCCGTCGACGTGGTACGAATGAAGCGCCGTCGCGAGGACGACGGCGCTTCGGCGCGATAG
- a CDS encoding hypothetical protein (TriTrypDB/GeneDB-style sysID: LpmP.14.0050), which yields MVQLAEMPSVHSLTSANPVLQALPLRTLRALRLQLKPLVFLQFDVLCHDVANSDKVFFLSRGRVLMEDSSGCSSTITSKAWTAVGLETFVPCRLPDYYDQKLRAKAVTYCEMWYIPTDALLAMCDVAIQLRCAHAATQLLGSDTSRLALASALRTCPCFAGVSEAAITAVAQALQARVYWAGDTIVASKRSPRTGILVVAGMVFVHSDKKTPPQRLCTGQSRYFCECFVKMALEESVVSQSNSIVLHGSPGIILELMEELKPASDDIKIMLDSAQEYVNGRYGTGASDHSKAQNAAAERVRDFKRRCAEAASTTSPPGSNTDTLALLENELLVSLTLQLQALHLDPTNEAKFGILLEGQLAIGDDDAPSKFRPTEECFSLDDEGKLVICTSPAPIAPAHPLTEVPAAPSVFVFAPKTDVVTASLQQRERTKKKLASTQATAPVVPQSRRTAVHASVPATIEQRRVPSPRLTVLRTTATRPREEANDVDRRREQKHQLLRLKHSL from the coding sequence ATGGTGCAGTTGGCAGAGATGCCGTCCGTGCACTCCCTTACCTCAGCAAATCCGGTCCTACAAGCCCTTCCGCTAAGAACGCTGCGGGCACTGCGTCTCCAGCTGAAGCCGCTTGTGTTTCTGCAATTCGATGTCCTTTGTCACGATGTGGCGAACTCGGATAAAGTCTTCTTTCTCAGCCGTGGCAGAGTACTCATGGAAGACAGCAGCGGGTGCTCTTCAACGATTACGTCGAAGGCGTGGACCGCTGTCGGTCTGGAGACGTTTGTGCCGTGCCGCCTTCCGGACTACTACGACCAAAAGCTGCGGGCAAAAGCGGTTACGTACTGTGAAATGTGGTACATCCCTACCGACGCGCTGCTTGCCATGTGCGACGTTGCAATACAGCTTcgctgcgcgcacgcagctACGCAACTCTTGGGTAGTGACACGAGTCGCCTCGCGCTAGCATCCGCGCTACGCACATGCCCTTGCTTCGCTGGAGTTTCCGAGGCTGCCATCACTGCCGTCGCTCAAGCTCTGCAGGCGCGTGTGTACTGGGCAGGTGACACGATCGTCGCCTCAAAACGATCGCCTAGAACGGGCATTCTCGTGGTAGCGGGGATGGTGTTCGTGCACTCGGACAAGAAAACACCTCCCCAGCGCCTGTGCACGGGCCAATCTCGCTACTTCTGCGAATGCTTTGTGAAGATGGCGCTAGAGGAGTCGGTGGTCTCGCAGAGCAACTCTATTGTGTTGCACGGGTCTCCTGGAATAATACTTGAACTTATGGAGGAACTCAAACCCGCGTCGGACGACATTAAGATCATGCTTGACAGTGCACAAGAATACGTGAATGGCCGATATGGGACTGGGGCCAGCGACCACAGCAAGGCGCAAAATGCTGCAGCCGAGCGTGTAAGGGACTTtaagcgccgctgcgcggAAGCTGCGTCGACAACGTCTCCACCAGGCTCCAACACCGACACCCTCGCCTTGCTGGAGAATGAACTCCTGGTCAGCCTGACATTGCAGTTGCAGGCACTGCACCTTGACCCTACCAACGAAGCGAAATTTGGCATTCTTCTAGAAGGACAGCTAGCGATAGGGGACGACGACGCCCCAAGCAAGTTTCGCCCAACTGAAGAGTGCTTTTCCCTTGACGACGAAGGGAAGCTTGTCATATGTACATCACCAGCACCAATTGCCCCTGCGCATCCCTTGACAGAGgtccctgctgctccttcagTCTTCGTTTTTGCTCCAAAAACCGACGTCGTCACTGCCTCattgcagcagcgagagagaacgaaaaaaaagctTGCCTCAACACAGGCGACAGCACCGGTTGTGCCGCAATCGCggcgcacggcggtgcaCGCGTCGGTCCCCGCGACAATTGAACAGCGTAGGGTGCCGTCCCCTCGTCTTACTGTGTTGCGTACCACCGCAACACGCCCCCGAGAGGAAGCGAATGATGTGGACCGGCGAAGGGAGCAGAAACATCAGCTGTTGCGTCTGAAGCACTCTCTGTAA